A stretch of Capricornis sumatraensis isolate serow.1 chromosome 10, serow.2, whole genome shotgun sequence DNA encodes these proteins:
- the URGCP gene encoding up-regulator of cell proliferation, with protein MEDDCEFHYGEGPNEAQDSDFPIEERSRLQEMLFLLGLETYQTQKLSLQDALQISSDSMKNWAPQTPKDLPWNFLRKLQALNAEARNTTMVLDLPQDTRPVEKESQMEEEIIYWDMAEDISADIYSFSELPTPDTPVNPLDLLCALLLSSDSFLQQEIVSKMSLCQFALPLILPDPENHYHTFLLWAMRGTVRTWASQPPRVVGSFREDSMVLSRAPAFAFVRMEVSSNSKSQLLNDVLSPGHRQQDCFWHRDLNLGTNPREIADGLVEISWFLPSGREDLDIFPEPMAFLNLRGDIGSHWLQFKLLTEISSAIFILTDNISKKEYKLLSSLKGSTTKYYFILSPYRGKRNTNLRFLNRLIPVLKMDHSHVLVKVSSTDSVGFVRRVRAIVTHVTRSPCRRVSVEDMANAARKLGLKVDEDCEECQRAKDRMEQITRKIKDLEAYCRDELRLQGEPWRKVAQVEKELCQIQWASDPPEKYRAELRHRLLELRMQQNDHDPSWGVQEFILGISSPSLGEKQYFLKWMEWGLARVAQPRPRPSPEMIFTLRPKHCGAMDFSEPFWPEPLGVEHFLREMGQFYEAESCLVEAGKLPAGQRRFAHFPGLALELLLKGLPLELIDGNTLSPALRWVTGLLKELHVRLERRSRLVVLSALGMPGTGKSTLLNTMFGLRFVTGRGRGPRGAFMQLIKVAESFSQDLGCDHILVIDSGGLIAGVRTEAEERFEREASLATLIMGLSNVTVVSLAETRNIPPAILHAFLRLEKTGHMPNYQFVYQNLHDVSALGSKPRERRQLLDQPSDVGRATVQMEKQGDGIQTLADLAFWDPEKQHIWHIPGLWHGVPPMAAVNLAYSEAIFELKRCLLENIRNGLSNQNKNIQQLIELVRRL; from the coding sequence AGGAGAGGAGCAGACTACAAGAAATGCTGTTCCTTTTGGGACTAGAGACATACCAAACACAGAAACTCAGCCTCCAGGACGCCTTACAGATCAGCAGTGACAGCATGAAGAACTGGGCTCCTCAGACTCCCAAAGACTTGCCCTGGAATTTCCTCAGGAAGCTGCAGGCCCTCAATGCTGAAGCCAGGAATACCACCATGGTCCTGGACCTTCCCCAGGACACCAGGCCTGTGGAGAAGGAGAGCCAAATGGAAGAGGAGATCATCTACTGGGACATGGCTGAGGACATCTCAGCAGACATCTATTCCTTCTCCGAGCTGCCAACACCCGACACACCTGTGAATCCCTTGGACCTTCTCTGTGCCCTTCTGCTTTCCTCTGATAGTTTCCTGCAACAGGAAATTGTGTCAAAAATGTCTCTCTGCCAGTTTGCACTCCCTCTCATTTTGCCTGACCCAGAAAACCACTACCACACATTTCTGCTGTGGGCCATGAGGGGGACTGTGCGGACATGGGCGTCACAGCCCCCAAGGGTGGTGGGAAGCTTCAGAGAAGACAGCATGGTCCTGTCCCGAGCACCTGCCTTCGCCTTTGTGCGCATGGAGGTCAGCAGCAACTCCAAATCCCAGCTTCTCAACGACGTGCTCAGCCCTGGCCACAGGCAGCAGGACTGTTTCTGGCATCGGGATCTGAACTTGGGCACCAACCCTCGGGAGATAGCAGACGGGCTGGTAGAAATTTCCTGGTTTCTTCCCAGTGGCAGGGAGGACTTGGATATTTTCCCAGAGCCCATGGCCTTCCTAAACTTGAGAGGTGACATTGGGTCTCACTGGCTGCAGTTCAAGCTCTTGACAGAAATCTCCTCGGCCATATTCATCTTGACTGACAACATCAGTAAGAAGGAATACAAATTACTGTCTTCCTTGAAGGGGTCAACCACAAAATACTACTTCATCCTGAGTCCCTACCGTGGGAAACGAAACACAAACCTGAGATTTCTGAACAGGTTAATTCCCGTGCTGAAGATGGACCACTCTCACGTCCTCGTGAAGGTCAGCAGCACAGACAGTGTGGGCTTCGTGCGTAGGGTCCGTGCCATTGTCACTCACGTGACCCGGTCCCCCTGCAGGAGGGTATCTGTGGAGGACATGGCAAATGCGGCCCGCAAGCTGGGGCTGAAGGTCGATGAGGACTGCGAGGAGTGTCAGCGGGCAAAGGACCGGATGGAGCAGATCACCAGGAAAATCAAGGACTTGGAAGCCTACTGCAGGGATGAGCTGAGGCTACAGGGGGAACCTTGGAGAAAGGTGGCCCAGGTGGAGAAGGAGCTCTGCCAGATCCAGTGGGCCAGTGACCCTCCGGAGAAGTACAGGGCTGAGCTGAGGCATCGATTACTGGAACTTCGAATGCAGCAGAATGACCATGACCCTTCCTGGGGGGTCCAGGAGTTCATCTTGGGCATCAGCAGCCCCTCCCTGGGGGAGAAGCAGTATTTCCTGAAGTGGATGGAGTGGGGACTGGCCCGGGTTGCCCAGCCAAGGCCAAGACCATCTCCAGAGATGATTTTTACCCTGAGACCAAAGCACTGTGGGGCCATGGACTTCAGTGAGCCGTTCTGGCCTGAGCCCCTGGGAGTGGAGCATTTCCTGCGGGAGATGGGACAGTTTTATGAGGCCGAAAGCTGCCTTGTGGAGGCAGGGAAGCTTCCAGCAGGGCAGAGGCGGTTTGCCCACTTCCCAGGCTTGGCCTTGGAGCTGCTGCTGAAGGGGCTTCCCCTGGAGCTGATCGATGGGAACACCCTGAGCCCCGCCTTGCGCTGGGTCACAGGGCTCCTGAAGGAGCTACATGTCCGCCTGGAGAGGAGGTCGCGCCTGGTAGTCCTGTCAGCACTTGGCATGCCAGGCACTGGCAAGTCCACCCTTCTCAATACCATGTTCGGGCTGCGCTTTGTCACAGGAAGGGGCCGTGGTCCTCGAGGGGCCTTCATGCAGCTCATTAAGGTGGCCGAGAGCTTTAGCCAGGACCTGGGCTGTGATCACATCCTGGTAATAGACTCTGGGGGCTTGATAGCTGGAGTCCGGACCGAGGCAGAGGAGAGGTTTGAGCgggaggcttccctggccacTTTGATTATGGGGCTGAGCAATGTCACTGTGGTCAGTTTAGCTGAAACAAGGAACATTCCACCAGCTATTCTGCATGCATTTCTAAGGCTGGAAAAAACAGGGCACATGCCCAACTATCAGTTTGTATACCAGAACCTTCATGATGTGTCTGCCCTTGGCTCCAAGCCAAGAGAGCGGAGGCAGCTCCTGGACCAGCCCAGTGATGTGGGCAGAGCCACAGTGCAAATGGAGAAACAGGGTGATGGGATCCAGACGCTGGCCGACCTGGCCTTTTGGGACCCTGAGAAGCAGCACATTTGGCACATCCCTGGCCTGTGGCACGGAGTGCCTCCCATGGCCGCTGTGAACTTGGCGTACAGTGAAGCCATTTTTGAACTGAAGAGATGCCTGCTAGAAAACATCAGGAATGGCCTGTCcaaccaaaataaaaacattcagcAGCTCATTGAGCTGGTAAGACGGCTGTGA